A segment of the Neochlamydia sp. S13 genome:
TAAAACTCTATTTGCAACGCATTATTGGGAGTTAACAAAATTAGAAGAACGCGTGCCGGGCGCAGTCAATTATCATGTAGCCGTTCATGAAGCAGAAGATGTCATTGTTTTCCTGCGCAAAATTGTGCGGGGAAGCACAGATAAAAGTTATGGAATTCATGTAGGCCGTCTAGCAGGCCTTCCTTTACAAGTTATTTTAAGAGCTAAAGAGATTTTAGCGCATTTAGAAGAAAATGCTAATCAAAAAAGCGTTTTTGAACCCTCCAAGCCTAAAAGGCAGATGCCAGCAAAAAAAAATAAATTTAATGAAAGGCAAATGACTTTCTTTGGATAATTTTACCTAGAAATTAAATTGCTAATAATTAACCTTATGAGCTTCACTTTTTGTATATTTTTAATTTTAAATTGACAGATTTACAAGCAATATGCGAATAAGAAGATGTCCTTAAAAATAAATTCTTAGGAGGTCTCTTATGGATACAAAAAAACAACATCAGCAAAAAAATTCCTCACAACAGTCTAACGCAAAAACTAATTCTTCATCGCAGAAACAAGAATCGCATCAGCAAAATAAGAATAATTCCACAAGCAAAAAATAAATTTCTAATGAGCCAGTTATTCCAGGAGCGTTTTACGCTCCTGGAAGAGTAGGATTTTGCTTAATTTAACCGTCTATCTTCTCATCATAACTTCGCTAATTTAACCTAAATACATTTAAATATTAAAAAATACTAATGAGGATATGGGTGTAGATTTATTTAAAATCCTGTAGAGAGAGTCAGTTAAATTTTGCAAGCCTTTAAGTAGGCAATGATAAATAAAGCCTTTCTTAACACAAAACATTATCACCAGCACAGGACAGAATTTTTTTTCAAAGCTCAGTCTAAATATTCTCAAGAGCAGGGTTACTATCTGTCATATCAATCTTTTTAAGTTTACCCTTTAGCTCACATGCGTTAAGTCTATCTATCAAGTTAGGGGTGTCAAGAGTAGACGCACCCTATAAAAACATGCTCAAAAAAGTTCCTTTTAAAAGAAAGACTAAAGGCTAACCAAAAAGAAAAGTCCAAACGCAAAAATCTGGTTAAGCTTTATTGAGTCCGTATGTTATCGTAAATGCATGATTAAAAATTTTTGTAGTTTGATAGCTCTTGATATCGATGGAACTCTAGCAGTAAAAATGCAAAACATTCCACCCGCAGTGATTCATTATTTGACAACCCTACATCAGCAAGGAGCTATGTTTGTTTTTGTAACAGGACGGACATTTGAGTTTGGCCATCAGGTATTAAAAGAGCTTCCCTTTAGCTATTATTATGCAGCTCACAATGGAGCTATACTTTTGTCCATGCCAGATCGTAGAGTCATCATTAAAAAATATTTGGATTGCTCCGTTCTTCTTTCTATGGAAAAAATTTGTGAAAGTACATCTACTGATTTTGTAATCTATACGGGCCTAGAAGGAAACAACCTATGCTATTACCGTCCCAGCCATTTTTCTCCAAACCTTCGATACTATCTAGAAAAACGACGCCAAAGCTTTAATGAGGAGTGGATTGCTGTAGAAAATTTTAAGGAGATCTCTTTTAAAGAATTTCCTTCCGTTAAATGTTTTGGGGAGGAGGAGACAGCTCAATATGTCGCAGAAAGGATGGAAAAAAACTTAGAATTGCATGCGCCTGTTATTAAAGATCCTTTTGGTGAGGGTTATTATGTCGTTCAAGCCACTCACTCACAAGCTAATAAAGGCTATGCTCTTCGCCAGCTAATTGATCAATTAGGATATGAAGGAGTAGTTATTGCCGCAGGCGATGATCTAAATGATTTAAGTATGTTTGAACAAGCTCACATTAAAGTGGCTATGGCTGATGCTCCTTTGCAGCTTAAAGCCAAAGCAGATATTATTGCTCCCCCTGCTTCATCGTTAGGAATCATAAAAGGTTTAAAAGAAGCGCTCGCACAGTAAATGAAAGTATCAAAAAGTACTAATCTATATCCTCTCGTGACTGTGGGAGCCCTAATTGTAGCCGATGATGGAGATATTTTGCTCGTGCACTCTTTTAAATGGAAGGTGGACTTTACCATTCCAGGAGGAAAAGTTGAGCTGGGGGAGTCCAGAGAGAAAGCGGTAACTCGCGAAGTTTTAGAAGAAACAGGATTATTTATTAAAGATTTGCGTTTTGCTTTGGTCCACGATTCTATATATTCTTCTGAATTTATTAACCCCAATCATTTTGTCATGAATGACTACGTTGCACGTTTATCGCCAAATTCTTCTAAAAATCATGTTATTCTTAATGCAGAAGCTGATCACTACATTTGGATCTCTCCCGAAAAAGCTTTAGGGTTAAGCTTAAATCGAGAGCTATATAGCTTGATTGAATGGTATATACAACACCCTTACCAAAACTTTTAATATGTTAGGAATCGTCGGATTTAAAAATTATCGTCTCTCTTGTATTATCGGTGTCTACCCATACGAACGTAAGCATCCTCAAGAATTATCAATAGATGTATGCTACGAAATAGATTTTGCGCTTATCACCCTTTCAGATGACTTATCAAAGGCTGTTTGCTATGCAAGCTTAGCAGAGTTTTGCAGTCAAGTTGCCCAAGAAGGTGCCTATCAAATGCTAGAAACTTTAGCTCACGAGCTTGTTCTTAAGCTAGCAGATAAATTTTCTCTTCATTGGGTAAAAGTGATGATAAGAAAGGAAAAGGCTATTTCTTTAGCATCTTGTGCATTTGTCGAGTTAGAATATGGAAATAGGCTTTCAACATGAAGTGGACATTAGTAACAGGGGGAGCTAAAAATTTAGGCGCAGCGATTTGTTTAGAGTTAGCTAAGCAAGGGCATGCGATAGCCGTCCATTATAATACAAGCAAGGAGGAGGCTCAGCTTGTTGTAGAGAAATGCTCTTATTACCAGGTGCCTGTCCAGGCAGTCCAAGGCGACTTTTCTACCATTGAGTCTACCCAACGCTTTATTAAGGAATATCAAAAGCATTTTGCTGAGACTAAAAATTTAATTAATAACGTGGGAAATTACCTACTCGGGTCTAGCTTAAAGACAAGCATATGTCAATGGCATGATCTATTTCAAACTAATCTACATGTTCCTTATTGTTTGATAAAGAATCTTTTACCTAGCATCAAAAAATGGAAGGGATCAATTGTCAATATTGGAGTTGCTGGCTTGAATGCAAACCGTGCAGATACTTATGCAACCGCTTATACAGTCTCCAAGTCAGGTCTTTTGATGCTAACTAAATCGCTAGCTCTTGAGCTTGCAGCTGATCAAGTGCGAGTAAATATGATCTCTCCAGGATATTTAGAAGAATCTTTGGATCTCCCTCATCCTATAACAAAAATTCCTATGCAGCGGGTAGGCCGTAGAGATGAAGTGGCACAATTAATAGGATACCTACTGTCTGACCAAGCCTCATATATAACCGGACAAAACATTGAAATTGCAGGAGGAACAAGGCTATAACCATGCAAGATGATTTACCCATCCATAACACCTTGGAACGTCAGCTTAATGAGATGGCTTTAGCAGCCGGACGCAAAAGGCAGAGCAAGCAAACTGGCTTTATTCATTACTTTTATCCTGAGCCAGAAGATGATCTTTCGCAAACTATTCCTGTTGCTGAAAATGTTTGGTTTATCCTGGCGTTACTAAGAAGTAAAACAGGCGAGCAAATAGCCGAAGCAAAAGATAGCTTAGAACGCTTACTTTACTTTCAGAATCCACTAGATGGTAATTTTCCAGTGTACATGCATGAGTACCCTCATTGTAAAGATAAATTTTTTGGGGCTCAACTTTTACCTGCATTTTATTATATATTGAAAGAGTTTCATGCTGTTTTAGGGGTTGATCTTCGACACCGTTTAGAATCCGCGATAAGTCATCTGCTATCTTTTCTATTAAAAGCTTATACCGAACAAGCTTCTACCTATTCAATCGGGCTAAAAATTGCTGCTGCTGCGAAAATGTTAGGTATTGAGTTAAAAAACAAAGCATTTGAAACCTATGGAGAGCAGCTTTTGCAGCAGCTTCTTTCGATGAAAATGCAGGCAGCCTGGTTTATTCCTTCTTTTATTGCTGATATTTGCATTGCTTTACAGCTAGCCTATACGCATATTCAGTACTCAGAATGGCTCGCTTTTTGGCAGCATTTAGCAGCTACTTGGCATGCGCCTACAAAATCATATATTGGACCATGGCTTAAGCTTTATCAAGCTAGGGATGAGCCTCAGCCGACTTTATATGATCTATATCTAGGTTATTTTGGTAAAGAATTCTCTAGCCGAGCTTTAAAAGAAGCCGCTTACCATCTACAGGCCGTACAGATACGTCCTACGGGAGAGTTTTTGCCTGTTAAAAGTCTACCTTTCACTTTTGCAGGCTCCTGGCAAGAAAGCCGCTGGCTTACCCATCAAGAGAAGACCTTTGCCTACAGCTTGATTGATAAAAAAGCTCTTTTTAAAGGGTTCGAGGAAAATGCTTTTCATCCATTGAGCATCATTTGGGGGAACGAGTATAAGGTTCATTCTTTTGTATGCCAGAAAAGCAATTGGGAAAATCTAGAATTTAATATTAAAGATCAAGAAATTGAACTAGATTTTGCTTTATCGGCTGTACCTGAACTAGAAGAGCGCGAAAAATGCCGAGAGCTTTCTTTCTTTTTTGACGTTGATCCTACAGCTGAAATAAGTTTAGAAGGCCAATTAGCTTCTACCTTTGAATTAGGGGAAACCTTTATTTTAAATACTTCCCACATAGCTTTGTCTTTAAGGATTGTTAAAGAAGCGGGAGAGGGCAAATTTATGGGCCATCTAATGCGTGGAAACCGATCTAGTCAAAATCAGCTTAAAGGGATTAATCGTTTCCAATCTTATGATTGGAATGTATTTATTAGAACCTTAAGGCGCCAGGCCACCTGTAAACTTAAAGTCCGATTACAAATTATGCGATGTGTAGACTAAAATTATTGCTGCTGGTCTTTCTTTGCGCTTGTACATACAAGCCTCAAAGTGAGAGTTACCGGCTTTTTTATCATCATTTAGAGCAAGCTTGCCCAAGAAAAGTATGTGAAGAAAAAAGCCCTTACTTTTTAGTTATTCTAGTCGAGGCACGGCATCTAGACTATTCATGCCCGCGGTCATTTTTTAAAACTTTAGCTAAACATCCTAGCGACGGTACAAAAAATGGAGATGTTGGGCATGCCTGGATTTACCTGCAGGGAGTACTAGAGGAGGATAGCCAAGAAAAGAGCAGCTATGTATTCCTAGAAGGAGGCCATTCGGGAGAATTAGGATGTATGCAGCCCCGCTATATGGAAGGAGTATTTCTTCAAGCTGAACAGGGCGAGAAAAACCCTATTGCTTATTTATGGCAGACGCAGCATGATGGCTTTTTTCAACACGGTCCTGGCCGCCATTATCCCACCTTTGCAGCTAAAATAAATTTAACAGCCTCGCAATTTCACTTAATCTTAAAATTCATAAAAAATTATTCCTTCTCCAACTACGCCATTATAGGTAATCAGTGCTGCTCATTTGCTACTCAAGTAGCTGCCTTGGCAGGCCTCATCCTAGAGAGTAAAATAACCTTAAAAATAGACCCATTTTTTCATATAGGAAACCATACAATTTGCTTGTGGAAGGATCCTCTTTATTCTCAAATCACCTTTTTCTCGCCTGATGTATTAGAAAGAAGCTTAATGCAAGCTGTAGCTGAAGGGCGTGCCGAAGAAGCCCTTACCTGGTATAAAAAGAAGTATCCTTTGCGACGTCGATGGAAAAAAGAAGATTTCTTCCTATTTCCTAAACGTTACCTGCGCTTAAAAGCTTTGTAATATCTTTTAAAGAAACTACTTCTGTAAAGCTTAAAAAGGGGAATCACCTTCCTAGCCGCTCTCTCTTCTTAAAGAGAGGTTTGATTAAATATAGGAGTGCTTAAGAGGCGGCTCAAAAAGGTATAAAAAATTTTGTAAGTTTTTATAAAGATATCCAAACCGGTAATAAAGAAAGCCTATTAGCAATTGCTTTTTATCAATTAAAATATTTATTTTGTTATATTTTATTCCAGATAAAATCAAGGTTGAAAGCATCCATGAATCCATGAAGCCATTCAACCTAGATTTTAAAATTTTATATGTTGTTGCTTACACACTCGATAAAGTAGGGCTGTCGACAGCTACTCCCATTGAGTGTAAACCATTATCCACATAGATAAGCGAGCCTGTGATTGCAGAGGCTAGGGGGGAGAGTAAGAAAGCTCCCACATTTCCCACTTCTGTCGCTTGTAAACTTTTGGCTAGAGGAGCGTTAGCCTCGCTATAACCAATCATACGCTCTATAAATCCAATCGCTTTGGCAGCACGGCTGCGAAGAGGGCCTGCGGAAATTGTGTTCACACGAATGTTCCACTTGCGTCCCGCTTCCCACGCTAAGGTGCGTGTATCGCTTTCTAAAGCTGCTTTGGCCGAGCTCATTCCACCTCCATATCCTGGGATAGCCTTTTCAGAAGCAATGTAAGTAAGAGAAAGAGTAGCTCCACCTGCATTAATCAGGGGACCTAAATGAGCAAGTAAACTTACGAAAGAATAAGACGAAGCACTAATTGCAGCCAAATATCCCTTCCTGGAGGTGTCAAGCAAGCTTTTTTGAACTTCAGGACCGTTAGCTAAAGAATGCACGAAAATATCAATTTTACCGTAATCTTTTCTGATAGATTCAGCTACGTCACAAATAGTATATTCAGTAGCTTCTTTATATCTTTTATTTTCTTTAATTTCTTCAGGCACATCATCCATGGAGTCAAAAGAGGCATCAAGTGAATATATTTTGGCTATTTGCATAAGGGAACCGTCAGACAAAACACGTGATTCATCAAATTTACCGCTAGCTAAACTATTACAAAACATTCTCATCATAGGTGTCCATGTCCCTATTAATATCTCGGCACCCGCTTCCGCAAGGGATTTAGCAATAGCCCATCCATACCCTTGATCATCACCTATACCGGCAATAAAAGCTTTTTTTCCTTTAAGATCAATTTTTAGCATATATACCTCACAGTTAAAGAACGATAGAATAGAGAATTATAGTGATCTTGTAAAGGGATGTCTGCCCATAAGCTTTGACTGCCTATTTTAAGATAATAAAAGTTAATCTCAGCATACCTTAAGCTTAAAAGCATATACTTACCAACGAAATGCATTCCTTATCGCTTGGTTGCTTAGATGAATAAAAAGACTCTAAATAGATGCTACTAAAAATCTCCCTTACTATTACTGACAAATAGCTTGCGTATGAATGAGAACAAAAATATAATCTTTTTACTTTAAAACTCCCAGCTTGCAAATTTTACCACAAATCTAAAGCTTATTATGAAAAAGTATTTAAAATTTTTTTTCCTTTTTAGTCTATTTATTATATGCGCTTATGGTGCAGGCCGTCTTTATTATGCTTTGACGGGAGGCTTTACCCTAGGTAATATCAGCTCTAACTTATCTTATAATGAAAAATGGGTCACTCCTCCCTTGTCCTTGTCAGAAAAGGAAGATCTACATCAAATCCTTTCTCAAAAATTTAGATATTTGGGAAAAGGATGCCAATCCTATGTGTTTGCAAGCGAAGATGGCTTATATGTTTTAAAATTTATCAAGTATCAACGTTTTCGACCTCAAGCCTGGCTAGATTATTTTGCTTCTATTCCCTTTGTCAATCGCTATAGGCTAGCAAAAATAGAAAAAAAACATAATAAGCTTAATATGCTATTTACAAGCTGGAAGATAGCTTATGAACATTTAAAGCCAGAGACAGGTTTAGTGTATGTGCATCTTAATAAAAGCCACGACTTAAAGAAGTCCCTTACTATTTACGATAAGTTAGGTTTTGCTCATCAGCTTAACATGGATGAAATGGAATTTTTGCTTCAAAAGCGAGCCACTATGCTATGCTCGACTATTAATAATTTTGTTACAAATAATCAAATGGATGAAGCAAAAAAGCTTATAGACAACCTTCTTAAAATGATATTGTCAGAATATCAGCGGGGATATGCCGATAATGATCATGCTTTAATGCAAAATACGGGAGCGATTGGTACTGTCCCTTTTCACATAGATGTCGGACAGTTTGTAGTCAATCTTAATATTTCTGATCCCACTGTATATAAACAAGAACTTTTTAGTAAAACTTTTAAGTTTCGTTTATGGCTTGCTAAGCATCATCCCGAGCTAAAGACTTATTTAGATAAACATTTACTTGAGATCATTGGTCCAGAAATGCATCAGCTTATTCCGCGGTTAAAAAATCCCCACGCCTGGTCAGTTGAGGCTTAGGAGCCCAAGGAGCTAGTTTCTTACGAATAAATTAAGAAATGAGAAAAAATTGAAGTGCAAGTCTGAAGGGATAGATTAGCTATCTTTATTTTAACAAAAGTCTTTTCTATTCCATGGTTAAAAAAAAGGGGGAGGGGAGAAGCTTCTCAAGTTAACCTAAAAGCCTTTATGGAATCCTTATATACCCTGACTTCTAACACAGATTTATAGGGGGGTTCCTAAAATATTGAAAAGATAAAGGGTAGGGTTGCTTAAAAGAATGCCTCAGTAAATTAGTAATGTTCCAGCATAAGGGGAAATATCTTCGTTAGAAAGATAAATAATTAAAACTATAATGTTTATAAGCAAGTTTTGCCCACATAAGCAATTCTTTGTCAAAAGTATATTGATTGAAAAAATGCTTAAAAAAGCTTTCCTTTTTTTATTTTCCTAAAATACAAAAGGGGAGAAAGGACTAAGCAGCATGATAGCACCTTATCAGCAGACAGTTTTATCATGCTTATTATTTTATACAGAAGAGGCTGCTTCTTCCCATGCTTGTAAAGCTTCTTCAAATTGTTTTTCTAGCTTCTCTTTTTGGGCTATGAATCTTTGAATTTCTTCGTTAGGTGTATGAAGATAAAAATCTGCTGCTGCCATTTTTTCATCCAGGTCTTTGATTTGCTCTTCAAGTTGATGGCATTTTTTTTCCACTTGAGCTGCTATTTTTTCCTGTTGTGATTTTTGGCTACGTAGGTTTTTTTGATCCTGATAACTTGACTTTTCAGTTAGCTTTTCATCAGCTTTCATCTTTACCGACTTTAAATTTTTACTGAGCAAATCCATTTCTCTTTTTTCAATGTATTCTACGTAACTACAATCGTAAGTTTGTACGCCGGTGTCGCTTATCTCTATGACCTTTTTAGCAAGATGAGTGACAAAATGGCGATTGTGGCTAACAAAAAGAATGGTCCCCGTGTAATGATTTAAAGCTTCTAAAAGAGCTTCAATAGCTTCCATATCTAAGTGGTTAGTAGGCTCATCAAAAATTAAGATATTACCTTTAAGAAGCATCATCTTAGCTAAAATGAGGCGAGCTGTTTCGCCACCACTTAATAGCTGAACAGACTTTTTTACATCATCGCCAGTAAATAAAACACGTCCTAAAATTTCTCTTAGCTTTTGCTCAGGTATTTGAGGATCTTGCTCACTTAACCACTCCAAGAGAGAAATATTTCCGTTGACTTCACGATGATGATCTTGGGGAAAATAGGCGACTTGCGCAGCATGGCCCCATTCCCAAGAGCCTTGCTCGCACTTTAATTGCCCTGTTAAAATTTCCAATAAAGTTGACTTGCCAATCCCATTAGCGCCTACTAAAGCTATGCGTTCACCCCGTTCTACTTCAAAAGAGACTTGATGTAGCACTTGCTTGGTTCCGTAAGATTTGCAAATATCTTTGGCTTTAAGAACAATGGCTCCAGACGAGCGATGAGGCTCGAATTTAAGCCGAGGATATAAACGAGAAGTAGGAGTAAAGTCCAATTCAGCCATTTCATCTTCAATTTTATCTACTAATCTCATTTTAGACTGCGCTTGGCGAGCCTTACTAGCTTTAGCCTTAAAACGATCAATGAAATTTTGCAGATCCTCTCGGCGCTTTTCCTGCTTAGCAAAGGCTAGCTCTTTTTGCTCTACAGCTGCTGCTTTAGTTTTCAAAAAATCTTCGTAATTACCTTTATAAGGGGTTATTTTTTGATGATCTAAGTCTAACATATAGTCACAAATCACGTTTAAAAAATCTCGATCGTGTGAACTGACAAGCAGTGTGCCCGGAAAATCTCTTAAGTATCCTTCTAACCATTTGATAGAATAAAGGTCTAAGTGGTTTGTCGGCTCATCGAGTAAGAGGATGTCAGGCTTACTAAACAAAACCTGCGCCAGCAAAACTCGTAGCTTATAACCTCCTGATAAAGTAGATAAATTTTGATGATGGATACGGTCTGGTAGCCCTAAACCTTCAAGAATTTTGCCCGCAACACTTTCTGCTGAATAACCATCTTGTTCTTCAATAATTTTTTCAAGATCGGCTAATAAATGACAGGCTTCTTCATCAAACTCCGGCTTTTCTAAAAGGATATTTTTTTCTTCTAATGCTTTCCATAATTTTGCATTTCCCATCAGTACAGTATCTAAGATAGGCACCTGCTCATACAAAAAATGATTCTGCTTTAGTGTGCCTAATGCTAGTTGAGAAGGAATACAAAATTCTCCTTCTTCAGCGGTAAGGTCCCTAGCAAGAATTTTTAAGAGTGTCGATTTTCCTGCTCCATTTGCTCCAATAAGGCCATAATGGTTACCGGGGTTAAGCTGAAAAGATGCATTTTTAAAGAGGATTTTACCTCCGAAACGCATAGAAAGGTTAGTAGCAGAAATCATATAATGAAATAAGGGATTTAAAAAGTAGAATTAAAAAAGTTAAAAGCTCTTTAAAACCTTCTAGCTATCTAGTAGGAAAGAGCCTGGATAATAAAAGGTATTTTACCTTGCTTAAGAAGGGGTTAATCACTCTTTCAAGATTTTAATAGCTTGTGAAACATTTTCTTCTGTTATCTCAGCCACGCCATATAATTTTTTACCTTTCTTAGTTTTCTCATTAACCAAAACTAATGTAGGCGTGCTATCGATATCAAATTCTGTAGCCAGAGTCTTAAAATATTCTAAGCCAAGAGCAACCTCAGAATAATTAAGTTGAGTGTAGTGAGCATCCTGCTCTTTAGCAATTTTCTCAATTTGCTCATCCGTAGGGGTTTCAGTATCACTGGAAAGCTGAGTTAAAGAATCGCGTAGCTCTAAATATTTATTCTTATCATGAACCATAAAAGATAAGTTGTAAGGAGTGAAATTTAAGCTAGAGGGATGAATAGCAAAATCTACATAGGTTAAGCGAGTATTTTTCATAAGCGTAGGAACTAGCTCTTTTAATTTTGGCTCTAGCTGGCGACAAGCAGGGCAATGCCAGTCACTAAAAAAATAAGCATCAATTTTGCTGTTTAAATTCCCAAAGACGATGCTATTTTTGATAGAATTTTCTGCCGCTTGCAATTCATCTACTTTTGCTAATCCAAGTGATGCTATAGAAAAGCCGGTAATCAGAGCCATGACAATTGCAAGCACTTTGGGTAAATTTAACGCCATTTTAATCCTTTTTGAATCAGGTAGAGGTTGTTTATAGTGGTTAAAGTAGCTTAAAAGATAAGCTAAAGAAGTAATTACTATCGAAGCTGCAATACAGAGGCATAACGGACACCATTGACCAATCCATACTTTCTGAGCATAAATAAAAACTATTTCAGCTCCTAAAGCTCCTGCCAGCATGACTCCCGCCATGAAAGATAAATTTTTTTTATAATAGGCTCCCCAATGTAACAAAGATAGAACAGGAAAAAAAATCATCCCAATATATTCCAGCTGGAAACCAAATAAACGGTAATCATGTGTCGCCGCACATTCCTGGGTACAAATTTGTAGCCAAGAAATAATGGAGAATATCCCACCGGCAAGGATGGCTAAACTACTAATCGCATTGAGATATTTTTGATATTTGTTAGCTGGTAAGTCTTTAGGCATCAGTGAATGATTCGTACCCATATCTCCCGATATGTAAATTTTTTCATACTAAAATATTACATA
Coding sequences within it:
- a CDS encoding HAD-IIB family hydrolase — translated: MIKNFCSLIALDIDGTLAVKMQNIPPAVIHYLTTLHQQGAMFVFVTGRTFEFGHQVLKELPFSYYYAAHNGAILLSMPDRRVIIKKYLDCSVLLSMEKICESTSTDFVIYTGLEGNNLCYYRPSHFSPNLRYYLEKRRQSFNEEWIAVENFKEISFKEFPSVKCFGEEETAQYVAERMEKNLELHAPVIKDPFGEGYYVVQATHSQANKGYALRQLIDQLGYEGVVIAAGDDLNDLSMFEQAHIKVAMADAPLQLKAKADIIAPPASSLGIIKGLKEALAQ
- a CDS encoding NUDIX domain-containing protein — its product is MKVSKSTNLYPLVTVGALIVADDGDILLVHSFKWKVDFTIPGGKVELGESREKAVTREVLEETGLFIKDLRFALVHDSIYSSEFINPNHFVMNDYVARLSPNSSKNHVILNAEADHYIWISPEKALGLSLNRELYSLIEWYIQHPYQNF
- a CDS encoding dihydroneopterin aldolase, with the protein product MLGIVGFKNYRLSCIIGVYPYERKHPQELSIDVCYEIDFALITLSDDLSKAVCYASLAEFCSQVAQEGAYQMLETLAHELVLKLADKFSLHWVKVMIRKEKAISLASCAFVELEYGNRLST
- a CDS encoding SDR family oxidoreductase; translation: MKWTLVTGGAKNLGAAICLELAKQGHAIAVHYNTSKEEAQLVVEKCSYYQVPVQAVQGDFSTIESTQRFIKEYQKHFAETKNLINNVGNYLLGSSLKTSICQWHDLFQTNLHVPYCLIKNLLPSIKKWKGSIVNIGVAGLNANRADTYATAYTVSKSGLLMLTKSLALELAADQVRVNMISPGYLEESLDLPHPITKIPMQRVGRRDEVAQLIGYLLSDQASYITGQNIEIAGGTRL
- a CDS encoding enoyl-[acyl-carrier-protein] reductase; amino-acid sequence: MLKIDLKGKKAFIAGIGDDQGYGWAIAKSLAEAGAEILIGTWTPMMRMFCNSLASGKFDESRVLSDGSLMQIAKIYSLDASFDSMDDVPEEIKENKRYKEATEYTICDVAESIRKDYGKIDIFVHSLANGPEVQKSLLDTSRKGYLAAISASSYSFVSLLAHLGPLINAGGATLSLTYIASEKAIPGYGGGMSSAKAALESDTRTLAWEAGRKWNIRVNTISAGPLRSRAAKAIGFIERMIGYSEANAPLAKSLQATEVGNVGAFLLSPLASAITGSLIYVDNGLHSMGVAVDSPTLSSV
- the abc-f gene encoding ribosomal protection-like ABC-F family protein, which codes for MISATNLSMRFGGKILFKNASFQLNPGNHYGLIGANGAGKSTLLKILARDLTAEEGEFCIPSQLALGTLKQNHFLYEQVPILDTVLMGNAKLWKALEEKNILLEKPEFDEEACHLLADLEKIIEEQDGYSAESVAGKILEGLGLPDRIHHQNLSTLSGGYKLRVLLAQVLFSKPDILLLDEPTNHLDLYSIKWLEGYLRDFPGTLLVSSHDRDFLNVICDYMLDLDHQKITPYKGNYEDFLKTKAAAVEQKELAFAKQEKRREDLQNFIDRFKAKASKARQAQSKMRLVDKIEDEMAELDFTPTSRLYPRLKFEPHRSSGAIVLKAKDICKSYGTKQVLHQVSFEVERGERIALVGANGIGKSTLLEILTGQLKCEQGSWEWGHAAQVAYFPQDHHREVNGNISLLEWLSEQDPQIPEQKLREILGRVLFTGDDVKKSVQLLSGGETARLILAKMMLLKGNILIFDEPTNHLDMEAIEALLEALNHYTGTILFVSHNRHFVTHLAKKVIEISDTGVQTYDCSYVEYIEKREMDLLSKNLKSVKMKADEKLTEKSSYQDQKNLRSQKSQQEKIAAQVEKKCHQLEEQIKDLDEKMAAADFYLHTPNEEIQRFIAQKEKLEKQFEEALQAWEEAASSV
- a CDS encoding thioredoxin domain-containing protein, with protein sequence MGTNHSLMPKDLPANKYQKYLNAISSLAILAGGIFSIISWLQICTQECAATHDYRLFGFQLEYIGMIFFPVLSLLHWGAYYKKNLSFMAGVMLAGALGAEIVFIYAQKVWIGQWCPLCLCIAASIVITSLAYLLSYFNHYKQPLPDSKRIKMALNLPKVLAIVMALITGFSIASLGLAKVDELQAAENSIKNSIVFGNLNSKIDAYFFSDWHCPACRQLEPKLKELVPTLMKNTRLTYVDFAIHPSSLNFTPYNLSFMVHDKNKYLELRDSLTQLSSDTETPTDEQIEKIAKEQDAHYTQLNYSEVALGLEYFKTLATEFDIDSTPTLVLVNEKTKKGKKLYGVAEITEENVSQAIKILKE